The DNA window AAAAGTCGGTCCTTTTAACTTTTGCTTTCCGCTTGGTTAGGATTCAAAATTCTCTTCCTGTTGTACTTTTCTTACAAAAACATTACCATAGTGTCTTTTTCATGgtagaaaacaataaataaatatgcattttcttttgattgtagtattttataatttattttcctttatgatcaaaaacatatattaactTTTCAATGTATTTCTGTGTGCCAAATCGACATGTTAATCCGTGTGTCTAGATAATCAAACATGGAGGCATGTTATGTCGATGTGACCACTATGGTTTGTTGctgtgtaaaataaaaataacttaagaGGGCAATGGCCAAGTCAGCTGGTCTTAGGAATTGATCATAGTGGGTACAGGTGTTAATGCAAGTGAATGAGATGCGATGATTGAGATATGCAAGTCAAAGATGGTCACTGTTTACCTCAAGTATCAGTGTATAAGTTTTGTGGACCATTTTCCCATAATCATAAAATAAGTTTGTGGacaatttcacaaaattttcGCACCATTACATGCtgaataaatgaataaagCCTTTGTAAACAAACAAGATATTTTGTTGTGAGGTAAACAAACAAGACTGTAAAGGCTTGCTTTTTTATTACAAGGTATAGCATTGGCACGGTGGCACCATCAATCTGCGGAATAGGTTATAGTCTATGCATCTCATGGAGAattcattttaattattttaatataaatctGTTGATGGCTGAGTGAATGATTTGAAATTGTCACtaacaaaaatatcttttatcaGAAAAAAGGAAGGACAAATAACCTTTTGTGTTACAATGGGAAGGACAAATAACCTTTTGTGTTACAATGTGGTGCAATATTTAAACCTGGTTCTATGCTCTTTTTATGTGCAGGATGATGAAAGTCCAGCATTCAGAAAGGGAGGCTTAGTTGAAGTGAGTCGATCTGCAGTAAGCTTTGGCGAGTCTTGGAATCCTGCTACTGTTTTGAAAGTGATTGGTTCTACCAATTTCTTTGTACAGTATAGACGCATCGGAGAAGATGGGGAACTGACAACTGAAATTGTTGATTCTCAGTATATTCGGCCAGCACACACAATCACTCGTATGGACTCAAAATACAGATTTTCTCCATCTTCTCATGTAGAGGTTTTTCATGACAGTAGCTGGTGGCCTGGAATTGTTTTGGATGCTTCAAGTAGTGTATTTGGCAAGATGTATACTGTTAAACTGAAGAGTCATATGACAGGCATGGATGATGTGGAATGCGTGGATAAGTTGACAGTTGAAAATACAAGGCTGAGGCCACGGTTTGACTGGGATGGTAGAAAATGGATACGCTGTGTGACAGCAGCAAAGGTAGTAAATATTCTCTGCCTTTTTTTGGAAATACATCTGGAGTTTAGGTGTGTATTTTACTTTGATGATGATGGGATGCTTAAAGTTATGACAATCTCACAAGGATGAAATATCagtaattttctatttactgGTTGATCCCATCTTTTATGGAATCAATTCCTTTTTTGAATGTACAAAAATTTGGGGAGCTCAGCATGTCTGGAAGCACTGGAGAATGTGTTTTTTGCTGATATTATCACCAGTATTCGATATGCCTTTTATGTGCATCATGTATGAATTGCAAGTGTTTATGTCATCGAGATATAGTTGTTTGTGAACTGTTTGTAGGGCTGGTTGCTGTATTGCACCATCCACCTACACCTTTTCAATCCCCTCGACCTAACTAATAGAATAATCCATTAATTCTCTATATGCAATGTTATTTGTATGTTTGTGCAAATATTGATGCACATGAAAAGGCAAAACACCGGGACACACATTTGAAATTTGTAAGATTTACATCAGTTGTAGTTAGAATCTGCACTCTTGGCTCTGATTCACACAGGGATCTTATACAGAGTTAGCTCTTGAACCAAATACCAATATAAGTAAATTCTGTCAGTCTCCTACTGCTCTGATATCTGATCTGTTTATTTTCCCAATATTTGATCTCCTTTTGGATTAAAATGATCTCTATATGATGTgatacctttttcttttcagaagCATGCCACTGAAGGGCAACAGTCAACTTCTCGAAAAAGGCCAATTCCTGCTGCCTTGGCATCATGTCATGACAATGGTGAAATCAGAGATAAACCAAGCTCACATTTTGACAAAATCAAGGACCTTAGTTCTTATCCTAAAGGAACAGTGAATCAACAAAGTGCAGTACTGGCATTAGCATCTCAGATAGCACTTCCTTTAGATTCATCACTTATTCTAGGTAGTCCTATTGAATCATCATCTTCTCGAATGGATATCATGCCTTCTGTGCCACAAAATGGGGAGTTGAAAGCTTCACTGTTTGGGATGTTTGGGAAACTAAGACCTATTCCACAGGGTCCACTTTTAGGGGTGCAATCACATAACCCTGATTTTAGCATAATTGAAGAATCAAAAAGGACATCAACTGATGAAGGCTGTTTTCTGATTTCATGTGCTGGAAATAACTTAAACTTTGGATCATTTGCTGGAATTGATATGTCCAGGAAAAGGAAAGggtgtatttattttcaagcACCCGAGGGATCAGGGATGAATCTTGAAAGTGTGAGTTGTTTTCACATTACGGAGGTTCTATTaactcttttaaacctaatgcTTGTGAGCTttgaattattatttttctttattaccTCTTACACTTAAATGCAGATAAAGAAATGCAGAGTTCACAAAACAATTGAGGGAACCAACAAGATTGCTCCTACCTTTGAAGAACGTAAGTTTTATACTACTAAAACTACTGTAGATTACTCcccaaaaaatataatatagaaaattcGAAACAAGTtgataattaacaaaatatttcagGGACCAAAGTGATCTTTGGGGATGAACATGATGTACTGTCTACTGATGTTGCTGGCTCTGGAACTCCTTCAGCAAAAAAATCAGTTAGTTGTATTGATCAAACTGCACTAGAGTACAGTAAAGGTGTGTGCGCTCATTACTGAAAAACAAGCCATCTTAACTAGATTGCTAATGCCTATTTTATGATGTCTAATATTGATTCAGGTCCACATGAAAGTAGCATTGTCGATATAATCAAACTGAGTGAAATTGGCGATCTTCACCAAGAGGAGAACCTAATACTGCCTGCAACTTCGGGTGATGTGAATTTCCAAGACTCCCGTGAAGACTTTTGTCAGAGGTTTTTGGTTAGGCCTGAAGATACTACAGTGGATCTATTTCCTTCAGCAAAGAGTTGTGAAGCTGCCAGGCATGCTCACCTGGTCTGCAAGGACAGCTTGGGAGCTATAGTTGAGTGTGTGACGAATTGTACTGTTCCAACTGAGAATTTGTCAGTTTTGTCTCCAGCAATGTTCGATGATGTGGTGCCGAACCAATCATCAGTCAGTGATAATTGTGAGGATAACAAGAAAGATGGCATGTACGAGGTAGATCATGAAGCAAATGAGATGGAGTTGGCCATTATTACTCCTAAAACTCAGCATGCCAGTGTTGGTGGACCATTCTCAACCACATCTTTATCTGCAGTGAGGGGTGAAATTGTCCTTGCACAAAGTTCAACCTGGGAGTCTACACTCAATGAACAAACCAGAGTTTCACAGCAGGGTCACAGTTCACCCATGGTAGGATCACTAGAATGTGTTGCTGAAAGTAGCCAGTCCATCGACTATTCAACGATAACTCAGTTATCTTCTTTTGATATGAGCCAGTCTATTGATGCTGAACTTGGTAGCAGCTTGATCGTTTCAAACAATGTTCAGGATACACCAATATCCAAGTATGTTGCAAGAACACAGGACCCTTGCTGCCCCTTGATGCAGAAATCTTTACATGTGCATGAGATTATTATGGCCGGTCAACCATCAGAAGCCTTGGCTATTGTTGAACCTCCATTCGTGAGGACCTCCCCGTTGTGGGCACAGATCGAGGCAATGGAAATATTCAGTAAAGTGCCACAGCGACCACATTTTCATCAGTTATGGAAGCATGTTCCAGAGCTTCGTGAAGGAATGGCATTAGGTTTGATGTTCTCTTTCGCCAATTTAGCAGATAGCATAAAGAAATTGAATGTCCATGACAATAATGCAGTGTTCGAAGATAAAATGAAGGGTATTTCATTGTTGGAAGCAGACGGTTTTGATGTCAGGCACCTGCGATCTCGCCTAGAAACTTTGCTCAGTTTGAAGAACAGCTGGTCCAAAATACAGGACATGATGGAACAATCGGATAGGAAGATTGCCCAAGAAGAAACTGATGATCAGAAGCTCTGTACAGAAGTCAGCATGCTAAGTATGGTTCTCCGTCAGTTCGAAACACATGCCCATCTCTTCCGTTGCATGAAGCAGCATGCGATTTCACAGAAGATGAGCCACGCCGTGGAGAAATCAAGACTCAGAGTAGACGCCAGCGAACTCAAGCGGTCATCTCTGTCCACCGAGCAGCAATTCAGCAGCGTCGTGGGTGCGCCGTGGTAAGTTTCACGCAAACTAATCTGGTATGCTTTATGTACATAGTTACTGATGGTATGTTAGGAATGCTAGATGTTGTGATGCTGCCCCGCGAGCTGGTTGTGCCGCTGAATCTCTTTTGTTTATGTGATGGGCCACTTTTGGCATGTGGAGAACGCCCAGCGTATGTATCTGGGACGTTGCTGCCCTTTATGCAGAACATCCTTTTCCAGATATATCCGATGGCCACTGATGTACATATAGAATAGAATGCCCGGATGtagtttgtgttttttcttgtgtttgGCACTGTATTCACCTTCAGCTTATACCACAGGGTGTGCAGGGAGGCAGCTGGACAAGCATGAGAGGCCTGTGCAGCTCCCATAGTCCCATGCAAGCCCCTCTGGCCTCTGCCCTGTCATTTGTCATTTAGTTTTTGCCCGTTTTTTTCTCGGCGTAGCCATCTGTGCCACGCCGGAGAAATAAAACACAGTAATAATGCACAGAGATTACAATGGAAAGAAACTCCAAGGGTAACTTGCAtaatttagtaaaataaaaaaaatataaataattattaaaacaaaGTTAAAACAGGCAGCACTACACTACGCTGTATTGTATCAAGATTAACCATCTGCGGATCCACCAATATTGTGCTATTCCACAGTGACTGCGGGCATGGCTATTCTTAACATATCCATAAAGACAGTCTCCTATACGTACCTATATATGTCAATATGCTACCACACCTATATGTCAGTATGCTATCATAACATCTTGCTAAGAGAATGTGATAGGACCATGCATGTAATCCACCTCTAACCATTCGTTTCATCATGAGCTTGCACTCATCATGAGCTTGCACTTCCCACATGAGAATGTGATATATTCGTGTAACCCACCTTTAGCCATTTACTTCACAAACAGGTTGTACTTCCCACATGGATAATCCCCTGTTAGGCAAGCTATCCCATTACCCAAACCAACCTAACTCCATCCCTTCTGCCCTCGCCTAGGTGCTTAGGAGAGGATGGAGCTATACTTCTAGT is part of the Oryza brachyantha chromosome 11, ObraRS2, whole genome shotgun sequence genome and encodes:
- the LOC121055812 gene encoding uncharacterized protein LOC121055812, coding for MGRGRSRKRARRAAAVGVEEEGGEGDGQEVKEEVVVEEEEEVLLFAVGAEVEVGSDDPGFVGSFYEATVEAHLTDDGGRGYGYAVVYSTLEEGEEGPGSSSSSPPPPLREEVRAHDVRPRPPPAVEPGPEGFAMHDMVEAFHNEGWWSGVVTGLPLPLDVEPRRRVYAVAFPTSREVMEFEQAALRPHRVFRRGRWVPAADADDESPAFRKGGLVEVSRSAVSFGESWNPATVLKVIGSTNFFVQYRRIGEDGELTTEIVDSQYIRPAHTITRMDSKYRFSPSSHVEVFHDSSWWPGIVLDASSSVFGKMYTVKLKSHMTGMDDVECVDKLTVENTRLRPRFDWDGRKWIRCVTAAKKHATEGQQSTSRKRPIPAALASCHDNGEIRDKPSSHFDKIKDLSSYPKGTVNQQSAVLALASQIALPLDSSLILGSPIESSSSRMDIMPSVPQNGELKASLFGMFGKLRPIPQGPLLGVQSHNPDFSIIEESKRTSTDEGCFLISCAGNNLNFGSFAGIDMSRKRKGCIYFQAPEGSGMNLESVSCFHITEIKKCRVHKTIEGTNKIAPTFEERTKVIFGDEHDVLSTDVAGSGTPSAKKSVSCIDQTALEYSKGPHESSIVDIIKLSEIGDLHQEENLILPATSGDVNFQDSREDFCQRFLVRPEDTTVDLFPSAKSCEAARHAHLVCKDSLGAIVECVTNCTVPTENLSVLSPAMFDDVVPNQSSVSDNCEDNKKDGMYEVDHEANEMELAIITPKTQHASVGGPFSTTSLSAVRGEIVLAQSSTWESTLNEQTRVSQQGHSSPMVGSLECVAESSQSIDYSTITQLSSFDMSQSIDAELGSSLIVSNNVQDTPISKYVARTQDPCCPLMQKSLHVHEIIMAGQPSEALAIVEPPFVRTSPLWAQIEAMEIFSKVPQRPHFHQLWKHVPELREGMALGLMFSFANLADSIKKLNVHDNNAVFEDKMKGISLLEADGFDVRHLRSRLETLLSLKNSWSKIQDMMEQSDRKIAQEETDDQKLCTEVSMLSMVLRQFETHAHLFRCMKQHAISQKMSHAVEKSRLRVDASELKRSSLSTEQQFSSVVGAPW